The Monodelphis domestica isolate mMonDom1 chromosome 5, mMonDom1.pri, whole genome shotgun sequence DNA segment TGTTCACTATCACACTTAGAtagcatggattgcaaaatatcagaaaataaatatcaagaaattgtattgacatgtaattgggaaaacagataaaaataaaataaaattcattgtaAAGAAATTAGTGAATTTACTTTCATTTAGGAAAATAACTTATGATGTTTTTTCTCTCATCTCATTTTTCAGAGTCAGAAAGTATTGAGAGAGAAAACGCACCCACCTtggaagacaaaaaggaaacagctGACAGCGTTTCATTGCCAGACTCCCCCATTCCTGAAAATAGCCTTCCTCAGGCCCCTCCCCTCCCTGTCTCAGCCCCTACGTCTCCCAGGAAGGAGCTTCTCTCATCCTCTCCTCCAGCAGAGCACCCAAAACTCCTCCACTCTGTACCCACTCCACTTGTCATTGCTCAGAGGATCTCTGAGAGATGGGCAGGAAGTGAGGGTCTGTCCTCCACATCCACTTCAGTGGAAGGGAGGTTCAGTGGATGGAAGACTAGGACCTTTGCCTCACCATCAGCTCAAAATGGAGAACACTCCCTGTGGCATGGGCATGCCTTGGCTTCCCAGACTGTCCCTAAGGTTCATCGCTTCCCAAGCAACATCAGTGTAACTAACAGTGCTGGGAAAGATTTCAACAAGACCATCTCCAAAGCAGCAGTCAATGTCCAAGAACGCAAGGCTCAGGTTCTGGCCAACATCAATGGGGTATTCCTTGTCCCAGGGGAAATGGAAGACCGGTTACAGAAGAATGAGCCAGCTGACCAAAAAAGGAATCTCCTCCCTGAGCAAGCTACATGCAATGCCCTGAGCAAGTTGAGTTTGGGCAGGGAAGCCCTGGGCCCAGGAAAAGGAAGACAGATGAGCATTGATCAATGTTCCAAGGCTGTGCAAACAGAACAATCCACAACTCTACCCAATGGCTACCAGAGCATCCATGATGTTTTGAAGAGTGAGCCCAGTCCTTTCGTCTCTACTGGCAAGACTATCACTTTCCGCCCAGACTCGGTTCTCACCAACAAGATAGCAAGGCAGAATGCTGCCAAGAGTTTCTATGAACATCGGCAGCCAGACTTTGGCCAAGATGTCAGGAGACGTTCAGGCTCCCTCCCAAGAGCTGTAGGATTCCGACCCCAAGGCATCACTGTGCAATTTGCGGGCCGGGGATCCACAGAAGAAGCTCGACGAGAGGCTTTGAAGAAGCTAGGGCTACTAAAGGAAACTTTATGATTGATAATGCAGTGAGGGATGCTGAAGGAGAATGGAGAGTCCATCTTGGTTGTGATGGGCTAGCCCAGTCTGGTAGAATGGTTATAATAGTCACAACATTCCCTCCCCCCTTAAAGAGCCAGGGGCAGGGAAGAATTGTCAGGAGGAACACAGAGATTGTTTACCTCACCAAAGACAGACATCTGGGAGATACTTGgtctataataaatataaattcttaaaGGCCAATACACTATTCCCAATTGCTGTGCCATTTGTGGGGTTGGAGATTCCAGGAAAACCAGTTCTAAATGTCATCAAACATTGACAATCTGCCCCACAATACCCCATTTGAAAAAATTGCCTGTTGAGGATCAACATCCTGCCATACTTCTAAGTTTCCCTTTTTCCACACAAAGGCAAAATCCaagaaatggagagggggaaggaggtagagaacaAACCACAGACCTTTCAAACCCATTGACTTCATGGATTGTAAATGCCATAACCTCTTTTTGGTTGTCTTTAGTTGGCATTCCTCAGCCACTCACTTCCTGGCCTCTTATAATCATCTTCTGTCCCGAAGTACCTGGCTTGAAATACCAGTTCTGACTATCCCATCTGTGTTTTTcctttcaacctttttttttttaaagtaaggccTTCTGTTCATATTTCTGATCTCTTTTGTGCCTGGTAGATCTTTTTTGGAAGGGGAGGCTTGTTTTTAGCACAAAACATGTACTTattcctctccccacctccccctgcAAATGAATGTGCAATTTGGGTCGcataagaatttttaatttaagatTTAAGTGAAGGCTTTATAGTTTTATTACTATAATTTCAATTTGGAAAGTAGAGAGGGAATGTTGAAGACTTCGATAAGGATGGTGGTTTTTAAGAAAACAATTCTCAGCAGACtgggatcacacacacacacacacacacacacacacacacacacacacatgttgcTCCATAGCATTTGGTGAAGGTTCCATAAAGTAACTACAGAATACAGCCTCTTCTTCCTATAGCCCTGATACATTTTTAGCCATCTCCTATTGGGGATGAATGACACAGAAGACACCCAAAGGCGACTTGAATGCATACTCAGTTTTTAATTTAGATGTGTTCCCTTCCTGTGATATTTCTGCAGATCAAAAGTGGCTCTTCCCTCCAAActattttctccttctccccaaTTCAAACGGTCTCCTCCACAGACCCCTCCTGACCCAACCAAAGAATTTTAAGAACCCTTgtgttggggttttggttttggtttttaacaAAACGGGTTAAAAAGACCATTGGCTTCTTGTGTTCTCAGAACAGTCTTGGAATTTTGTGAGCAGTTACGTAACAAGAAGGGTGAGAGAAAGgaactgactctctctccctgtcaTATGTCTTATATGCCAAGTTGTAGCCAAGAACAAGTTTATTAATACTATTCAAGAATGgaattttaaacctttaaaaatagaTTGGGAGGGGCTAGACTAGAGAACCCAGGCACAACCTTTTATTATTCTCTCCTAGCCATCATGGTAGCACAGCTATTTCTTTCCTGTAAATGTTGCTTCAATTCAAACTTTTAAATGTGCTGTGAAGGAAATTTTCCATAATATTCAACTTGCCTTGTAAGTTATATAAAAAGATTGTACTTAAAACCACCAGTATTTAATACCTCACCCCACCCCTCCATGAATTAATCTCATTTGTTAATGGAATCTGGATACTATTTAAAAGAAGCATTTAATTTTCACAGCcttttaatagtttattttaaagtTCACTTTGTTGGCAGCAAATGTCAAAGTGATTCATCAAGGCTATATTTCTGTTAATAGAATGAAATGCACTCAGTGTTTCATCATTCAAAAAGAAACGCAAAAACCATTCCATCCCACCTGAGGGTCCTGACATTGCTGaaactttaaaataatctatATTTGTAAAGTAACCTCTTGGCGAGGTTTCTTCGTCTTTGGTTGCTCTTTGTCATCCAGGAATTTCACTGAGTTTGAGATGAGTTTTGCTATTTTAGAGTATTAATCTTTATGAtgttttctttggaaaataaaCTTGGAGATTTTCTTAAGTCCAAGAGgtgactttgttttaatttaatttaattttttatttattttctttttattttttaaacccttactttctatcttagaattgatactaagtatcagttccaaggcagaagaacagtaagggttggGCAGttggggttagtgacttgcccagggtcacacagttaggaagtgtctgaggccagagttgagctcaggtcctcctttctccaggcctggatctctatccactgagccacctcattgctcctttctttttatttttaaaccaggTCTTTGAAAATGCCCTGAACACAgtaaggcacttaataagtggTCATTTCGGTTAAAACCAAGTTGACTTAATGCACAGCTATGAGAATCTCTTTTATCCTTCAACTTCTTTATTTTGGTTTCCAATTATAGCCACTGTTACTGTAAGCTTAAAATCCTGCTTTTCCTTTGTATCAAGATGTAGCAACATTCAAGTTCAAATCGTAGCTCCTGATGAACCATATTTATTACAGGTTTGGTTTCCCgttacatttttttctgacttgacTATGTTCAAGAAGCAATCCATTCAAACTAGGGCCAGCTAAGTGCTGCAGGGGATAGagtcaagtccagcctcagattcTGACTGTATaaccctgaataaatcacttaacttgtctgcctcagttcaaATTAGAAGCACGCAAGTGGCACAGTATGTGGAGTgcagagttgagttcaaatctggtctcagatacacgatagctgtgtgaccctgggcaagtcacttaacaactctGTCTGCTTCGGgttcttcaactctaaaatggggataatggtagCCCCTACCTTTCAGGGTTAGTATGAGGACAAAATAAGACagaatttgtaaagcactttgcaaactttaaagcactacataaatgctagttatttaaACCAAGTCGGGGGAACATCCCCATAAGCAGAATTCCCCTAAATAGCTCCCCCTCAAACTGCCTCCTCCAACTCAGTCGCTTCCCACCATTTCCTTGGCCCCCTTGGCTGTGACTAGAACCTGGAACCTTCACTTTGCAGATAGTGCCAGAGCTTGCCACTGCCATCTCCTCTTGTTCCTAGCAGTCAGTAGGATAAAGGGACTCAGGACCAGCCACAGATTGTCCTTGTGTAGGGTGACTGCCCTCCCTGGCTTCAGCCTGGCATCTCTGCCACCCTCCTCTTCCTTGTATTTTTCAGCTTCCTGGTTATTAAGCCTCAGCCCTCCTCCTAAAGAACTCCTATCCTTCTTGGCATCACAGTGGTCTTGGTTCCTTCTTTaataaattagagaagagaaaaatatttttttaagcaaaAGGCAGTCCAAAGCAAAATGCATAATGAAAAGAGGatggggacaactaggtagcacaatagatcCAGAAACGGGCCTAGAGTaaggaaggtctgggttcaaatctagcatcagacacttcctagctgagtgaccctgggcaagtgacttaacctccattgcccagcccttaccactcttctatcttagactcaatactaagtatttaacAGAGAGTAAGgattctaaagaaaaaagaaaaggagacagtCTTAAGCCCCCCAGTTTCATTATCCAGCTCTGTGTTACCTTTGAAACAGTCCCAAACAAACATCCCTACTGAGCCCAAGTCTTTAACACTTAGGATAAAGTAAAGCTTTGCTGGGTTTTATCAGAGAGATGCACCATCTTCCCCAGCCATTCTTGCCATCTACAAATGGCAGTATTTTGTAGCTTTCAGAATAATAGCATTTCAAACATGGGCATttatcccttctccttccccttcagcCACCTCCACTTGACCGGGATGAGCATACTTACTCACACTGGGCTCCTATTACAGCAACGTTTCAGAATAGGAGAATTTGCTAGAATAGAAGGAATGTCAGTCAGGGAAATGGCTGATTGTAGCCAATTTGACTTGGCCTGGGGAGCAGCCCAAAGAGAGTGATGTCAGATCAGTctggaaaaggaggagagggacCAGGCTGTGGAAAGCCAGCCACGTTTGGCAACCCTTTGCCCCAAGGCCTGCTTCTTTCCTTTGATCTACCTTGAATCCAGTGAGATGAGAGCAAGAGTACAAAGGACTTGGTGCCCAAGTCTGGTTTTGTTCCCTTCACCTGAATCAACTGACTTTTTTAGTAGACTGGTTGTGTGGGATTCTTCATTCTGGAAGGTCCTGATGGAAAGGTCTTTGGCTTAAGATATCCAATTGAAAGTAGTTCCTATGAGGcggctaggtagctcagtggtgaAGAGCCAGATTTGGTGAGGGAGATCCAGAGTTCAAACatgacctctgacactttctgcatgattctgggtaagtcacttaagccccattaaCTAGCtgttgctgttcttctgccttgaaacagtacacagtactgattctaagacagaaaagggtgtgagagagagacacagagagacagagacagagagacagagagacagagacagagacagagacagagacagacagagagagagagagagagagagagagagagagagagagagagagagagagagagagagagagagagaaaaggaaagatgaaggaagcaaggaaaagaaagtaCCATTAAGAACGTGCCTGGGTTTGAGTGACACTTTGTGGAACTTAAagggcttatttttttttctaaggagaaccccaccccttcccatgattttaaaaataaattccttatgAGTGAAGCTCTTTGGTTAAGAGGGTACAAAGGGCCTCAGTGTTGGCAGATGCCTAGTCCCAGTTTTAGGCTAGGAAGAGTAGGTCCCAAGGGATGGGAGTGGGGCCTCAGAGACATAGCTCTGGGGAATTTACTCTTGTCAGACTTGTCATTCTCATGCTAATGTTTTCCTAGTAGTAATATGATGTGTTGTTTATATAATACAGTGAGTTGAACAAACATTTCTTTTCCTAGATGGTTTCTTGTATTCCTGAAACTTTGCCACGAGCAACAGCTATAAATTGTACCCTCAGAAAGGCAGCCACCTTTTCCcaaccatttcttcttcttcactgTCTGATGGTAGTTggtagaaaagggaaaggagagggaaagtttGACTGTGAAGAGTTATGTCTTTAAGTGAACTGACAAGTTACCCATCAAGTTTTTGCATCTTCTCTTCATGAGGTCTTTTTGTTGGCAGCAGGTCTTTTGCCCCCACTTCAAAGTAGAGAGGAGCAGTTTCTCATCTCCACGATTAATCGCTATTATTTGAAAAGGGCCTTTTATTTCAAAAGTCAGAAAGGAGATGGTACTGTAAATTATACCGCAGGGAACTTGGgagtattttaaaatgcaaacttGGCCATAGACGGTAAAAAGAAGTCCAATTTCTAGAAGTCCTATCACGTGGTATTGGTTATCTAGACTCCttatgttgttcagtcacttttcagtcacatctgactctttgtgaccctatttggggttttctcggaagatattggagtggtttgctatttctttttcagctcattttttaaaataattatttatttatatatttagaatatttttccatggttacacaaatcataatctctccccttcccccgccccaaagctgacaagcggttccactgagttatacatgtatcattgctcaaaacctatttccaggttaaatatatatttgcagtagagtgatcctctaatatcaaaaccccaatcacatcccgaTCACActacgtgatcaatcatatgtttttcttctaagtttctgctcccacagttctttctctggatgtggatagcatctttctcataagtccctcagaattgtcctggatcattgcattgctgctagtagagaagtccattacctttgatagtaccacagtgtatcatgtctctgtgtacaatgttctcctggttctgctcctctcgctctgcatcaattcctggaggttgttccagttcccatggaattcctccactttattattcctttgagcacaatagtattccatcgccaacatgtaccacaatttgttcagtcaaagAAGTATGAATTTGGAACTTTAATGGAATGGAATAAATCTCCATGTTAGAAAAAGGATTCaggctatgtggccctgggcaagtcacttaatgccaattgcctagcccttaccactcttttgccttggaatccatacttagtattgactctaagtcagaagctaagggtttaaaaaagaaaaagaaacaaagaaagatgaTTCAGACAGATTGGAAGAGAGGGGGGCCTGTAGCTAGTgcagtaataatagtaataataataatagtagtagctagcatttgtatagcactttaaggttctcAACACACTTTATGCATGTTCTAAGAAGCAGCTAGATGACCTAGTGGATAAAGCTCAGGGCTCggaatcaggaaaatatgaattcaaatgcaacctcagatacTGGCTATACAACTTGGGCAAGgcaatctgtctgcctcagttttctcaactctaaaggaaataataattgcccctatttcacagggttgttgtaaagatcaaatgagatttttgtaaagcacttaacagaGTCTTTgcaacatagtaggtgcttaataaattcatgtCCCCTTCCCATTATTTCATATGATTCTTATaaaaaccttgggaggtagggaggtagatgctattattatcccaattttgcaTATCAAGGagaacaactaggtggcacagtaaattgagtaccaggcctggagtcaggactcatcttcctaagttcaaatctttcctcaaatatttactagctagatgaccctgggcaagtcacttaaccctgtttactttagtttcacctataaaatgagctggagaaggaaatggtaaaccactccagaatcttttccaagaaaacctcaaatggggtcataaagagttagacatgactgaagaactgaacaataataaatggGGGAACTGAAGTAGAGAGAAGTTAAATTGTTTGCCCATTagcacacagataataaatgtctagatcagaatttgaactcagatcttcctggctacAAGTCCAACATTTTAttcattataccacctagctagGCCTAGTAGTTCAGAAGGATAATAATAAAGGTCTGAACTAAGGTAATagcaggggaaaggaaaggaatagatGTGAGATTTGGAGGAAGTAGAATTGACTGGGGCAGTTTGGTGTAGTGGGCAGaggacaggcctggagtcaagaaaacctgaattcaaattcagcttcagacacttactagctgtgtgaccctggtcaagtcacttacccctgtttgcctcagtttccccatctataaaatgagct contains these protein-coding regions:
- the PROSER2 gene encoding proline and serine-rich protein 2; this encodes MPRNHLTSDCLEMDADMSPSYRHSDLSRDGSLDSRRSSSRSRSFTLDDESLKHLTHEEKDVILFFEETIDSLEDDLEEEALYDSGIHCHSPRSLEESTSSHSEPEDIIDLVKPIPEDQEGKCLRHMAQAAESESIERENAPTLEDKKETADSVSLPDSPIPENSLPQAPPLPVSAPTSPRKELLSSSPPAEHPKLLHSVPTPLVIAQRISERWAGSEGLSSTSTSVEGRFSGWKTRTFASPSAQNGEHSLWHGHALASQTVPKVHRFPSNISVTNSAGKDFNKTISKAAVNVQERKAQVLANINGVFLVPGEMEDRLQKNEPADQKRNLLPEQATCNALSKLSLGREALGPGKGRQMSIDQCSKAVQTEQSTTLPNGYQSIHDVLKSEPSPFVSTGKTITFRPDSVLTNKIARQNAAKSFYEHRQPDFGQDVRRRSGSLPRAVGFRPQGITVQFAGRGSTEEARREALKKLGLLKETL